In the Lates calcarifer isolate ASB-BC8 linkage group LG16_LG22, TLL_Latcal_v3, whole genome shotgun sequence genome, tcctttcttttggcgCCGGGAGTGGGTAGATCTCAACCTTTCTTGACACAGGTATTTAACAAAAATTGTTTCAAAATTGTTATTAGGTACTACTTTGCTTAGAAATGCTCCATATAACTATGCTTCCTGCTTAACTAAACTGTAACTTCCCTTGGAGTTAGCTGGAAGGTTTAACCATAAGCCATACACAGAcatcattttacacatttaatgacttttaagGTTTCTGTATTGTACTTCATTGATggaaaaaatactaaaacataTGCACAACTTGATGGTGTTGCACTTAAACATGGAAAAATGACATATGcaataaaatgtttcagttcAATAACGTGCTTTGGTTGTGATGTTCACTTGCATATCATGCAAAGTTTGCGGtttaataaaacagataaattgGTGCAATACTTATAGATGGACCAATGTCGGGTAGCTATTGATTTCTCACCAATCACCTTCTGTGCATCATGAATGTTTGCTCTGGCCTCAAAGTCCCCCATTAAGTAAAGTGCACAGGATGGACTACATGTGACTACATATGAAATCAACTAGCAAACTTAGAAAAACTAGAATTTTATCAACTGTTCCCAGGTTTTCGGTGTGTCGTTAGTTTGTGGTGATATAAAATTTTGACACAGGCcctcacaggaaaaaaagttctgtatgtgtttacatgttttgtatttttatttttatttttttaaatgccaggCTTATCTTCAGTGAGCCTTCTCCACAGCGGCAACAGCTTCTTTGCAAACAGGGTCCAGTTTTCCATCTCCACCTTAGGAGTTAAAGGCACAACACGTTGCCAGACTATAACATCACATCACACGGTAACATCGCCACAAGGAAATACGTAACTTCCGCCGTCCGCCAAAGAAAATCAAACTCACCAAACTCTAGCTGCCTTATATCACAGGTGAAGACTAGCTCCCCGTTGACCACGAGCCCCACCATGTTCCACTCGCGCGTCTCTTCCAAGGTGCACTGGTGCCCGCGCGCTGTCAGAGCGGCTGTGGACACATTGGGACGgacagtgtttgtttgactcATAGACTATATAGGTTTGACCTCACCTAAAACAGTAAAGAATGCGCACGGTGTACAGGCATCCAAATGGGATACAGATGGGGAAAAGAAACGTACCCTGGAGACCCTGCAGACGGAAGGTCCTGTGTTGTACAACTCCACAGGATGCATACGGTCCATAGCAAAGTGTCACCCGCGCCATTGACGGCATTGTTTGTTGTGGTTACcagggtaacacacacacacacgcgcgcagTGCACGTTGCTAGTGCGGCCTTCTTTCCAGCGGGTGTCCAGGGAGTACCATTTGCACCACTTAAAACAAACTTCATTTATCATAAGTGATGGGATCTAACAAGCACTGTTGCCAGGCAACTACTTCTTATTTAATTGTGCGGTTGAGTTTGATTTGGGCCAGTTGCTGTACTACTGAGGCAGTGTGTGGAAGGAGCGACATGAGGCAAAAACGGTGGCCGTGGTGTCCCCGGCATGAGTAATTTTGAAGTCCGATTCCAAATGCAAATACTCAGAGGTCCGGAAAAAAAGCATTAACACTATCTGACAGGTTAGCTCAGCGTAGTATATCCAAGATCTCGAGTTTTATTCTTGGAGGCTCAATGAATTTTGAATTTCAAGACAAAATGCATATACTCGAAGGCTCAAAAAAGGCCGGGCTTTGGTCATCTAATTAATTAGCAAGTCATTAGACACCTGCTTGGTAGACCGAGGGTCGCGAGATCGAATCTTAACCAGAACAGAACATTTGGAAGTCACTCACCCACATTGAAGATTGAAAAGCTCTCCGGCAGTTGTTCCAAATGGGGAAGGGAACTGGTGGCGCAGCGTGATTGGTGGACACCATAAGGCGCCCTAAGGAGCAGGGTCTAAAGGTGCGAATCCATACCAGGTCCTGGAACAGCGAAGAGCCTTTGTCCCACATATGCGCagatcttcatcatcatcttcatcttggTTTGCAGTGAAACTCTGAAAGaacatgtaaaaagaaaaaaagcagactGAAGGGGAGAATTTTGTCTGACTTTGTACACACGCGTCCATAAACActgacaagaaaataaatagaagcttttcaatttattttggtttctttgttttaatcttTAACTATATTCTATAAATACAATTTGACAGTCATAAACACAGTGATCACCTCTGTTTAGTAAGTTTCACATACTTACTTTTCAAACTGACATTTACAtcttacatacatttatatcatacaaaaataaataaattaatcttCTGCACATAAATTTACAAATACACAGCTGATCACACTTAACATTCTTTGATAAACTAAAAAGTATCCTTTGAAAATCTTAGTCAGTTGctttttgtgtattatttatacaaacacactttaagTCCCATTGTATGGAGTAGAGTATGGTCTGAATTGAATGTCTAATGATTTTATGAAAggatacttttaaaaaaaaagatttttttttttataccacATGTACTGGTGGTGCAATAGACAACAATTTATGAAGACAACATAGATGGACATTGCATAGAAGATTGTAGTTTCACAATGTACAATAATCTTCAGAAAATCATTAGATAGCAGCATGCGATTTTTCAAATTGACACATACTGAGACAATCAACCATTTGTCATAACTCTCAGACGTATTTTTGCCCTgtcaaactgactgacagacccCACGGACAAAATGATGCAGACATGGGagaatgaatgtttgtgtttatgttcataTTATGTTTGCTCATTTCCCACCAATCTTGTTGTCATCATCCAACAATagatttactttttttctttggctGATTCATCTCAATTCAGTGTGAAACGACAATCAAAAGTTCAAATTTGGCTCAAATTAGTATCTACATCTATTAgctattttgacatttaaaatcctgtttatattgattttttgtgtgtgtgtgtgtctgtaacaacagcagaaaatgtcaTCTACAATGACCAAACACCTCTAATATTCTCTAAGAGTATAGTAGATTAGATGATCACTAGCACATGGTACATTTAACAATACTCTATATAAGACCACAGCTTCACATTACATTTGTATCACAGTTATGGTGTATATTTAGTGAATGACTCATGAGGTTATTgcagcacaaaaacatacatttaaaatcacaccACCACTGTTTTCACTGGAACTGACAGTCTCCTAAGATTTACTCCCATTCTTCAAACCTTGTGCCTCTCCCTGTGATGAGGTCTGGGTTTGAGCCTCCACTGTAGTCTGGTCTGCTGTCTTCACCAGAACCTGTGGCAGTGTTTGCGGGTTCTTGGTTAAATCGGATGGtctctgcattttgttttgccaGTTTGTTTCCGTTTGCGTGTGTTTCTCCTTTCTTTGCTCGGTTGGATTTGAGCCACAGTTGCATTTGTTGCACAGATCCCTCATGTCCAGGAGTCCCTGCACCAGACACTTGACAAATTCTGCTGAACATGTCTGCGGGCTCTCGTGGAAACTGGACACAGAGAAGAGAATGTGGTCTGACTGAGGATTGTAGCACGCTCCATAGCCATTAGGAACCACGGGTCCGTAGCAGCAAAACATCTCAACAGTGGTCGGGACCTGAGGGAAGAGGGAATGTTTCAGTGCTGTGTAGTTTTACTATCATACTCAAATACAGCTGCAGTTGGAAAGCTTCAGAGAAGACTATTAAGATGGATGTGTGTTGCAAATTTTGATCTGCCATGTATATAAATTAAACCTAAATAAAAATAGTATTCTATCAAAAATCTTGTTCTTGTCACATCATAGAAACACTATACAGTAGAAACAGGACAAGTATGTGCTGTAGTGCTCACTAACAGGGCTACTCAACAATTTAGTACAGTATTTCCATAAAATTGGGCCTCtcacaagaaaaagaaaagaatcatcAAAACTGAGATGGCTGTCAGGcaagatatcctgacttttagtctgCAGTGTGGATCAAGCTCCATCTACCccacacttcccataatgcaactcagtaCTGTGTGTCATTAGAGCCTCCTTGGCTTATACACCTCATTCCTTCAGTGTATAGgctttgtgttaaaaaaaattgagCGATTAATTAAGGAAATATTATTTAGGTTATCTTTTCAGACTTCTCCTCTAGAGCCATAGACGACAATAGAAATGTTTTCACTGGTATACAATTGGTGCTTCTCCGATACATTTAAAATTCAGTAcagtttcagtttaatgttttaaaatcagATACCTGACTTGTAGAGAGAATGAACTGATTACTGATGAGATAGGCTTCATCTTTAAATATCTCTGGCTTCTCTATCTTCAGTTCATGTGCAAT is a window encoding:
- the lg16_lg22h10orf53 gene encoding UPF0728 protein C10orf53 homolog is translated as MPSMARVTLCYGPYASCGVVQHRTFRLQGLQAALTARGHQCTLEETREWNMVGLVVNGELVFTCDIRQLEFGGDGKLDPVCKEAVAAVEKAH